A stretch of the Glutamicibacter sp. JL.03c genome encodes the following:
- a CDS encoding leucyl aminopeptidase, whose protein sequence is MINSSDLTLSAIGTDIKRKSADTLVLGVLKNDGKATIVASPFTAETTSSLEQSLTALGAAGKADEVTLLPGVEGSKAKVLQFIGLGVEELADLTDEQLRRAAGSAARQLSNAKSAIFALPSDSVERVAAIAEGIALGSYRYENQRSKKSDKPVLTDAQIATAVATSKDLPAVLKRAAILGRAVRGTRDLINAPANLLYPESFATAVKDYAKSLPLKVTVLDEKRLAKDGFGGLLGVGGGSVRQPRMVKVEYSPAKATKHIALIGKGITFDTGGTSLKPAAGMHAMKSDMSGAAAVFQTIAAVSELGLNVKVTAWLCLAENMPGGASTRPGDVLTMFGGKTVEVLNTDAEGRLVMADGLAAASLEKPDVMIDIATLTGAQMLALGLRTAGIMGDEQVRDDLVAVSDRVGELAWGMPLPEELRPSIESQVADLANIGERMGGMMTAAVFLEEFVGEVDGKKIPWAHIDFAGPAFNEGSAWGYTPKNGTGSQVRTLVAYAEQLAAK, encoded by the coding sequence GTGATCAACTCAAGTGATCTCACTTTGAGCGCCATTGGCACCGACATTAAACGCAAGAGCGCCGATACTCTGGTTTTGGGTGTACTGAAGAACGACGGAAAAGCAACCATCGTCGCTTCGCCATTCACCGCGGAAACAACCTCGTCGCTTGAGCAGTCGCTGACCGCACTGGGAGCCGCCGGCAAGGCCGACGAAGTGACCTTGCTTCCAGGCGTAGAGGGTTCAAAGGCAAAGGTCCTGCAGTTCATTGGTTTGGGCGTCGAGGAACTAGCCGACCTCACCGATGAGCAGCTTCGCCGTGCTGCCGGCTCGGCCGCGCGACAGCTTAGCAATGCCAAGTCCGCCATCTTCGCGCTGCCATCAGACAGCGTTGAGCGGGTTGCCGCGATTGCAGAAGGCATCGCCTTGGGCAGCTACCGCTATGAAAACCAGCGCTCGAAGAAGAGCGACAAGCCGGTTTTAACCGATGCGCAGATCGCCACCGCGGTTGCGACGTCCAAAGATCTTCCGGCAGTGCTCAAGCGCGCGGCCATCCTCGGGCGTGCCGTGCGTGGCACCCGCGACCTGATCAATGCGCCGGCAAACTTGCTCTATCCTGAATCCTTCGCAACCGCAGTAAAGGACTACGCCAAGTCCTTGCCTTTGAAGGTCACGGTATTGGATGAGAAGCGTTTGGCCAAGGACGGCTTTGGCGGTTTGCTCGGTGTTGGCGGCGGTTCAGTTCGCCAGCCTCGCATGGTCAAGGTCGAGTATTCCCCCGCCAAGGCAACCAAGCACATTGCACTCATCGGCAAGGGCATCACCTTTGACACCGGTGGCACCTCGCTGAAGCCAGCTGCCGGCATGCACGCGATGAAGTCCGACATGTCCGGCGCTGCCGCGGTATTCCAAACTATCGCGGCCGTCTCGGAGCTGGGCCTGAACGTGAAGGTCACCGCATGGCTGTGCCTGGCAGAAAACATGCCAGGAGGCGCGTCGACCCGTCCGGGCGATGTCTTGACCATGTTCGGCGGCAAGACCGTCGAGGTGCTGAACACCGACGCCGAGGGTCGTTTGGTCATGGCCGATGGCCTCGCGGCAGCAAGTTTGGAAAAGCCGGATGTCATGATCGACATTGCTACCCTGACCGGAGCGCAGATGCTCGCCCTGGGCCTGCGGACCGCAGGGATCATGGGCGATGAGCAAGTACGCGACGACCTTGTTGCCGTCTCGGACCGGGTTGGCGAATTGGCTTGGGGCATGCCGCTGCCCGAAGAACTGCGTCCAAGCATCGAGTCGCAGGTTGCCGATCTGGCTAACATCGGTGAGCGCATGGGCGGCATGATGACCGCTGCAGTCTTCCTGGAGGAATTCGTTGGCGAGGTCGACGGAAAGAAGATCCCTTGGGCACACATCGACTTCGCCGGCCCTGCATTCAATGAGGGCAGCGCTTGGGGCTACACCCCGAAGAACGGCACCGGGTCGCAGGTTCGCACGCTCGTAGCTTATGCCGAGCAGCTCGCCGCAAAATAA